The Fusobacterium sp. DNA segment ATACTACAAAATCAGGAAATTCTTTCAATACTGTTGTCATAAGTTTTCTAGTATGTCCCATTTCACTTACAGTATCTTTGAATCCTACTATGTTTTTATGTTTTCTAAGAAGATTTAATGTTACTTCTGGAGTTAAATCATGTCCTGTTCTATCTGGGAAATTATATAAATAGATGTCTCCTTTTACAGCTTCTGCTACTTTGTCATAGAAGAATTCTACACTTTCATCAGAAAGGGCAAAGTAGTATGGACTTATTATCATTACAGCATCTGCTCCTGTTTCCAGCGCAAAATTTGAAAGTTCAACTGTATCTTCTACTGTCATACAGCTAGTTCCTATATATACCTTTATTCTTTTATTTACATATTCAACTACCAGTTTAATAAGTTCTTTTTTCTGTTCAGTAGTCATAGAGAAGAATTCCCCTGTACTTCCCATAATTACAAGTCCATCTACTCCACCTTTAATAAG contains these protein-coding regions:
- a CDS encoding dihydrodipicolinate synthase family protein — its product is MKKANFLTPVVTAFDANGNLDVQANKNIWDHLIKGGVDGLVIMGSTGEFFSMTTEQKKELIKLVVEYVNKRIKVYIGTSCMTVEDTVELSNFALETGADAVMIISPYYFALSDESVEFFYDKVAEAVKGDIYLYNFPDRTGHDLTPEVTLNLLRKHKNIVGFKDTVSEMGHTRKLMTTVLKEFPDFVV